One Saccharomyces kudriavzevii IFO 1802 strain IFO1802 genome assembly, chromosome: 4 genomic region harbors:
- the MET32 gene encoding Met32p (similar to Saccharomyces cerevisiae MET32 (YDR253C) and MET31 (YPL038W); ancestral locus Anc_8.486) — MEDQDSAFIKQATEAIVDVSLNVDSIDPIIKELLQRVRNMQNKSQNRKNSLTSAENSVDNSNHSGNVKIEKEHSSSKTSKSKSQDRRDSTGEKKFRCAKCSLEFSRSSDLRRHEKTHFAILPNICPQCGKGFARKDALKRHYDTLTCRRNRTKLLTAGGESINELLKKVKQSNIVNRQENNNNSTND; from the coding sequence ATGGAGGACCAGGATTCAGCATTTATCAAACAGGCTACGGAGGCAATAGTGGACGTATCATTGAATGTAGATAGCATAGAtccaataataaaagaattACTACAAAGGGTAAGAAATATGCAAAACAAGTCacaaaacagaaaaaattcactCACATCAGCAGAAAATAGCGTTGATAATAGTAATCACAGTGGAAATGTGAAGATCGAAAAAGAACACAGCTCATCCAAAACTAGCAAAAGTAAATCTCAAGATCGTCGAGATAGTACtggtgaaaagaaattcagaTGTGCGAAATGTTCGTTGGAATTTTCAAGGTCATCAGACTTAAGAAGACACGAGAAGACACATTTTGCCATATTACCTAACATTTGTCCTCAATGTGGCAAAGGGTTCGCAAGGAAGGATGCATTGAAGAGGCACTATGATACATTAACATGCAGAAGAAACAGAACTAAATTACTGACTGCTGGCGGTGAAAGTATTAAtgaattattgaaaaaggtcAAGCAGTCCAATATCGTTAATCGTCAGGagaacaataacaatagtaCTAATGATTGA